A region from the Haloarcula limicola genome encodes:
- a CDS encoding ABC transporter substrate-binding protein → MSRDNSRRTFLKRTGALGTLGIAGLAGCSTEPSDGGDGGDGGDGGDGGDGGDGGTGDGGSTGTGTEGGDGGASDSPDVLMIVGYPQSGVQLFKDYYSDYGDDTVDILVTDGLQDGSLPGDVGNDMSNVQGTAPSASGPGVETFTNLFLEEFDYEQAGVFTSQAYDASAVQILANLMAGANDGAAIRDHMRVVANPGGTTYTPSELPDAAAAAAAGENIEYAGASSNVNFDEAGDITSAQYQVFGFTQSGVETRDTIDFGGSGDIPQPEPSASGSGSDRTVRLGVLQPETGDLGPLGQPIRDAALLPAIQLRDAIDQSIETQVGDTQSQAQAAVNAANSLVSAGYPMITGAAGSEATIQVARNVLVDNQVVGCSPASTSPAITDLEDDDFVFRTPPSDALQGQVLAQVATEELGASSASTLYLNNSYGQALQESFATAFEEQGGSIVQQVGFESQQSSYTSQLNSALNQ, encoded by the coding sequence ATGAGTCGTGATAACAGTAGACGGACGTTCCTCAAGCGCACCGGCGCGCTCGGCACGCTGGGCATCGCCGGCCTCGCCGGGTGTTCGACCGAACCGAGCGACGGCGGAGACGGCGGCGACGGCGGCGACGGCGGTGACGGCGGCGACGGCGGTGACGGCGGAACCGGCGACGGCGGAAGCACCGGAACCGGCACCGAGGGCGGCGACGGCGGCGCCAGTGACTCGCCCGACGTGTTGATGATCGTCGGCTATCCACAGAGCGGCGTCCAGTTGTTCAAGGACTACTACTCCGACTACGGCGACGACACCGTCGACATCCTGGTGACCGACGGGTTACAGGACGGCAGCCTCCCGGGCGACGTCGGCAACGACATGTCGAACGTCCAGGGGACCGCCCCGTCGGCGTCGGGGCCAGGCGTCGAGACGTTCACGAACCTGTTCCTAGAGGAGTTCGACTACGAGCAGGCGGGCGTGTTCACCTCGCAGGCCTACGACGCCAGCGCGGTCCAGATCCTGGCGAACCTCATGGCCGGCGCGAACGACGGGGCGGCGATCCGCGACCACATGCGCGTCGTCGCCAACCCCGGCGGGACGACCTACACCCCGTCGGAATTGCCCGACGCCGCGGCGGCGGCAGCCGCCGGCGAGAACATCGAGTACGCGGGGGCCTCCAGCAACGTCAACTTCGACGAAGCGGGCGACATCACCTCCGCGCAGTACCAGGTGTTCGGCTTCACGCAATCGGGCGTCGAGACGCGGGACACCATCGACTTCGGCGGATCGGGCGATATCCCGCAGCCGGAACCGTCTGCCAGCGGGAGCGGGAGCGACCGCACTGTCCGGCTCGGCGTCCTACAGCCGGAGACCGGCGACCTCGGGCCGCTCGGCCAGCCGATTCGGGACGCCGCCCTGCTCCCGGCCATCCAGCTCCGGGACGCCATCGACCAGTCGATCGAGACGCAGGTCGGTGACACGCAATCGCAGGCGCAGGCGGCCGTCAACGCGGCCAACTCGCTGGTCAGCGCCGGGTATCCCATGATCACCGGTGCCGCGGGCTCCGAGGCGACGATTCAGGTCGCCCGGAACGTCCTCGTCGACAACCAGGTCGTCGGCTGCTCGCCGGCCTCTACCTCGCCCGCCATCACGGACCTCGAAGACGACGACTTCGTCTTCCGGACGCCGCCGAGCGACGCGTTACAGGGACAGGTCCTGGCACAGGTCGCCACCGAGGAACTGGGCGCGTCCTCGGCCTCGACGCTGTATCTCAACAACAGCTACGGGCAGGCGCTCCAGGAGAGCTTCGCCACCGCCTTCGAGGAACAGGGCGGCTCTATCGTCCAGCAGGTCGGCTTCGAGTCCCAGCAGTCCTCCTACACCTCGCAGTTGAACAGCGCGCTGAACCAGTAG
- a CDS encoding ABC transporter ATP-binding protein has translation MSQRATRAEDATLPETTESLLSVRDLDAGYGDLQVLEGVDMDVGDGEYVVVVGPNGAGKSTVMKSVFGLTTHMGGEILFDGTDISARRPDQIIHEGIGYVPQTDNVFASLSVRENLEMGAYILDEVPEDRIRAVYDRFPILGERSTQKAGTLSGGQRQMLAMGRALMLDPDLLLLDEPSAGLAPDLVAEMFDRIDGINDDGTAILMVEQNAKEALRRCDRGYVLVQGQNRYQDAGETLLADQQVRREFLGG, from the coding sequence ATGAGCCAGCGAGCCACCCGAGCCGAGGACGCGACGCTTCCGGAGACTACCGAGAGCCTGCTCTCGGTCCGCGACCTGGACGCCGGCTACGGCGACTTACAGGTGCTGGAGGGCGTCGACATGGACGTGGGCGACGGCGAGTACGTCGTCGTCGTCGGCCCCAACGGCGCGGGCAAGTCCACCGTCATGAAGTCCGTCTTCGGCCTGACGACGCACATGGGCGGCGAGATCCTGTTCGACGGCACCGACATCAGCGCGCGCCGGCCGGACCAGATAATCCACGAGGGCATCGGGTACGTCCCCCAGACCGACAACGTCTTCGCCTCGCTGAGCGTCCGCGAGAACTTAGAGATGGGCGCGTACATCTTAGACGAGGTGCCCGAGGACCGGATTCGGGCGGTGTACGACCGGTTCCCGATCCTCGGCGAGCGCTCGACCCAGAAGGCCGGGACGCTCTCGGGCGGCCAGCGACAGATGTTGGCGATGGGTCGCGCGCTGATGTTGGACCCCGACTTGCTCCTGCTCGACGAACCGTCGGCGGGGCTCGCGCCCGACCTCGTCGCGGAGATGTTCGACCGCATCGACGGCATCAACGACGACGGCACCGCGATTCTGATGGTCGAGCAGAACGCGAAGGAGGCGCTGCGTCGCTGTGACCGCGGTTACGTCCTCGTCCAGGGGCAGAACCGCTATCAGGACGCCGGCGAGACGCTGCTGGCCGACCAGCAGGTCAGACGGGAGTTCCTCGGCGGCTGA
- a CDS encoding ABC transporter ATP-binding protein translates to MSDAEAVGRERGPSEDVPTTSEAIDSPLLEVEGLRKEFGGVTAVDGASFRVAPGSFTGLIGPNGAGKSTTFNCITGIHDPTAGTVRFDGRDVTGLPPYALAERGLVRTFQIARELSEMTVLENVMLAPPGQVGESAIRAVLPGLREEVERDEADVVEEAWETLSFFEIDHLAHENAGNLSGGQRKLLEMARVLMTDPEMVLLDEPLAGVNPTLEEKLLDRIDELRREGLTFLLVEHDMDVIMEHCEHIIVMHQGRVLAEGDAETVQRDERVLEAYLGGDV, encoded by the coding sequence ATGAGTGACGCCGAGGCGGTCGGGAGGGAACGCGGTCCGAGCGAGGACGTGCCGACGACCAGCGAGGCCATCGACTCGCCGCTGCTGGAGGTCGAGGGGCTCCGCAAGGAGTTCGGCGGCGTCACCGCCGTCGACGGCGCGTCGTTCCGGGTCGCTCCCGGCTCGTTTACCGGCCTCATCGGGCCGAACGGGGCCGGCAAGTCCACGACGTTTAACTGCATCACGGGCATCCACGACCCGACGGCCGGAACCGTCCGGTTCGACGGGCGAGATGTCACCGGGCTCCCGCCCTACGCGCTGGCCGAGCGCGGCCTCGTCCGCACCTTCCAGATCGCCCGAGAGCTCTCCGAGATGACGGTGCTGGAGAACGTCATGCTCGCGCCGCCGGGACAGGTCGGCGAGTCGGCGATCCGGGCGGTGCTCCCGGGGCTCCGCGAGGAAGTGGAGCGCGACGAGGCCGACGTGGTCGAGGAGGCGTGGGAGACGCTCTCCTTCTTCGAGATCGACCACCTCGCACACGAGAACGCCGGCAACCTCTCGGGCGGTCAGCGGAAACTGCTGGAGATGGCCCGCGTCCTGATGACCGACCCCGAGATGGTCTTACTGGACGAACCGCTCGCCGGCGTCAACCCGACGCTCGAAGAGAAGCTGCTGGACCGCATCGACGAACTCCGGCGAGAGGGGCTGACGTTCCTGCTCGTCGAGCACGACATGGACGTCATCATGGAGCACTGCGAGCACATCATCGTCATGCATCAGGGACGCGTCCTCGCGGAGGGCGACGCCGAGACCGTCCAGCGCGACGAACGCGTGCTGGAGGCGTACCTGGGGGGCGACGTATGA
- a CDS encoding branched-chain amino acid ABC transporter permease yields the protein MSAVEDVRERLLALPDAALVALFVLVIWLALSILAFSVGAAQSANLAAGFVGSVTVLIGAYALLTLALNLQWGYTGLFNIGVAGFMAVGAYTTAILTAPANPGAGGVPGFGLPLWFGLLGGMAMAALVGALAALPALRLRADYLAIVTVALSEIIRLFVNWQGVSEVQVLGKTFGTGGATGISFPAPDDVVADVVNGLGGPLVAIAESLGVSGPNVVNIAYGLALLALVVGAYWVLNRLAKSPFGRVLKAIREDETVTQSLGKDTRLFKIKAFMIGCALMGLAGALFRGGAGYISPAQFRPAITFYVFAALIIGGSGSNTGSVLGAATFSALLFYLPARLGEYFPTFGTNAPGNVVEAVAALGSLDPTPLLAYTISNVSTLRFVLIGVVLVYIIQNYPQGILGNRSEPATSVDLTRHRPADSGGDADE from the coding sequence ATGAGCGCCGTCGAGGACGTTCGTGAGAGACTGCTCGCCCTCCCCGACGCCGCGCTCGTCGCCCTGTTCGTCCTCGTCATCTGGCTGGCGCTCTCGATACTGGCCTTCTCCGTCGGCGCGGCCCAGTCCGCGAACCTCGCGGCCGGGTTCGTCGGCAGCGTCACCGTGTTAATCGGGGCCTACGCGCTGCTCACGCTGGCGCTGAACCTCCAGTGGGGCTACACCGGCCTGTTCAACATCGGCGTCGCCGGCTTCATGGCCGTCGGCGCGTACACGACCGCCATCCTGACCGCGCCCGCGAATCCCGGAGCCGGCGGCGTCCCCGGATTCGGACTCCCGCTGTGGTTCGGCCTGCTCGGCGGGATGGCGATGGCCGCGCTGGTCGGCGCGCTCGCCGCCCTCCCCGCGCTCCGACTGCGGGCGGACTACCTCGCCATCGTCACCGTCGCGCTCTCGGAGATCATCCGCCTGTTCGTCAACTGGCAGGGCGTCTCCGAGGTGCAGGTGCTCGGCAAGACGTTCGGCACCGGCGGCGCGACTGGCATCTCCTTTCCCGCACCGGACGACGTGGTCGCCGACGTCGTCAACGGCCTCGGAGGGCCGCTCGTCGCTATCGCCGAAAGCCTCGGCGTCTCCGGACCGAACGTCGTCAACATCGCCTACGGCCTCGCGCTGCTCGCGCTGGTCGTCGGCGCGTACTGGGTGCTGAACCGACTCGCCAAATCGCCCTTCGGTCGCGTCTTGAAGGCCATCCGCGAGGACGAGACGGTGACCCAGTCGCTCGGAAAGGACACCCGCCTGTTCAAGATCAAGGCGTTCATGATCGGTTGCGCGCTGATGGGGCTGGCCGGCGCGCTGTTCCGCGGCGGCGCGGGCTACATCAGCCCCGCGCAGTTCCGCCCGGCCATCACGTTCTACGTCTTCGCCGCGCTCATCATCGGCGGGTCCGGCTCGAACACGGGGAGCGTCCTCGGCGCGGCGACGTTCTCGGCGCTCCTGTTCTACCTGCCCGCTCGCCTCGGCGAGTACTTCCCGACGTTCGGAACGAACGCGCCGGGCAACGTCGTCGAGGCCGTCGCCGCGCTCGGGTCGCTCGACCCGACGCCGCTTCTGGCATACACGATCAGCAACGTCAGCACGCTCCGCTTCGTCCTCATCGGCGTCGTCCTCGTATACATCATCCAGAACTACCCACAGGGGATCCTGGGCAACCGGAGCGAACCGGCGACCAGCGTCGACCTGACGCGACATCGGCCCGCCGACAGCGGGGGTGACGCCGATGAGTGA
- a CDS encoding branched-chain amino acid ABC transporter permease, translating into MGIADTVADGRRVAIERPGTGVVAVAVAYLLADLVTKLAGTTVYALGFRVMGGSLTVGSLASMVLDGLLVGLAVGLAGIGLSMTYSILDFANFAHGDTVTVGAFAGWVTAFVLANLATSAPIADLFLFDGGRQLSTASTYAFVLLGLIAAAVGTVGVVLLVDRLVYRPMRGADNISLLIASIGVALALRYLIAFVFSTQTSGVATVGAQIQLGAGVTVTDNEIALLVVSVVLMLAVHLLLQRTKLGKAMRAMADNEDLARVTGIPTERVVRLTWVLGGALAGVSGYLLVLERGTIAFNFGWILLLLIFAAVIVGGIGSIYGAMAGGVLIGLVDSLALIWLPSGLTRAAAFAVLIVVLLLRPSGIFGGVSTA; encoded by the coding sequence ATGGGAATCGCTGACACAGTCGCGGACGGGCGGCGGGTCGCCATCGAGCGACCCGGGACCGGCGTCGTCGCCGTCGCCGTCGCCTATCTACTGGCCGATCTCGTGACGAAACTCGCCGGGACGACGGTGTACGCGCTCGGCTTCCGCGTCATGGGCGGATCGCTGACCGTGGGGTCGCTCGCGTCGATGGTACTGGACGGCTTACTCGTCGGACTGGCCGTCGGGCTGGCCGGCATCGGCCTCTCGATGACCTACAGCATCCTCGACTTCGCCAACTTCGCCCACGGCGATACGGTGACGGTCGGCGCGTTCGCGGGGTGGGTCACCGCCTTCGTCCTCGCCAACCTGGCGACGAGCGCCCCAATTGCGGACCTGTTCCTGTTCGACGGCGGGCGGCAACTGAGCACCGCCTCGACGTACGCCTTCGTCCTCCTCGGCCTGATCGCCGCCGCCGTCGGCACCGTCGGCGTCGTGTTACTCGTCGACCGCCTCGTCTACCGACCCATGCGCGGCGCGGACAACATCTCGCTGCTCATCGCCTCGATCGGCGTGGCGCTCGCGCTTCGCTATCTCATCGCCTTCGTCTTCAGCACGCAGACCAGCGGCGTCGCCACGGTCGGCGCGCAAATCCAGTTGGGCGCTGGCGTCACCGTCACGGACAACGAGATCGCCCTCCTGGTCGTCTCGGTGGTGCTCATGCTCGCCGTTCACCTCCTGCTCCAGCGGACGAAACTCGGGAAGGCGATGCGCGCGATGGCCGACAACGAGGACTTAGCGCGCGTCACCGGGATCCCCACCGAGCGAGTCGTCCGCCTGACGTGGGTCCTCGGCGGCGCGCTGGCGGGCGTCAGCGGCTACCTCCTCGTGCTGGAACGGGGCACCATCGCCTTCAACTTCGGCTGGATCCTCCTCCTGCTCATCTTCGCGGCGGTCATCGTCGGCGGCATCGGTTCCATCTACGGCGCGATGGCCGGCGGCGTCCTCATCGGCCTCGTCGACAGCCTCGCGCTCATCTGGCTCCCGTCGGGGCTGACCCGCGCCGCGGCCTTCGCCGTCCTCATCGTCGTGTTGCTCCTGCGACCGTCGGGCATCTTCGGGGGGGTGAGCACGGCATGA